The following coding sequences are from one Malaciobacter pacificus window:
- a CDS encoding pyrimidine/purine nucleoside phosphorylase yields MAEFNNVSIAKAANVLFDGNITSRTIVFPDDSRKTLGIMLPGEYELNTVHKEVMDIQRGTLEVMLPAEDWVKFEGPATFEIPANSKFKLRVHSLVDYCCSFIKNKI; encoded by the coding sequence ATGGCAGAATTTAATAATGTATCGATTGCAAAAGCTGCAAACGTATTATTTGATGGAAACATTACAAGTAGAACTATAGTTTTCCCTGATGATTCAAGAAAAACTTTAGGAATTATGTTACCAGGAGAATATGAATTAAACACTGTTCATAAAGAAGTTATGGATATTCAAAGAGGTACATTAGAAGTTATGTTACCAGCAGAAGATTGGGTAAAATTTGAAGGGCCAGCAACTTTTGAGATTCCTGCAAATTCAAAATTTAAATTAAGAGTTCATTCATTAGTTGATTATTGTTGTTCTTTTATTAAAAATAAAATTTAA
- a CDS encoding nitrous oxide reductase accessory protein NosL gives MYKNKILLILISTILSFSYAQEMFQTVNPKDATLVKSDSSKEFCNVCGMHLTKFYKTNHVTEFKNGHKEQYCSIHCQAKVDEAFKEKIKHVQVVDTNSLELIDAKSAFYVVGSSKKGTMSMVSKYAFLSEKEAKEFQKEFGGEIHNYNEALKIAKDDFKNDDKAINQKRIKVAQKGKKIYESLCKEVSKEFNSIGEAKQYLIDNKVCKNLKPQMQQAVAIYLYNPLLAVDKNKIINVPADAKCPVCGMFVAKYPKWVASINIKEAHTHYFDGVKDMMKFYFNPSKFAHNHSKDEFKDIKVTDYYTLNAISAKEAFYVIGSNIYGPMGEELIPFVSKEKAQKFLNDHFGKKVLKFEEIKESMLY, from the coding sequence ATGTACAAAAACAAAATTTTATTAATTTTGATTTCAACTATATTAAGTTTTTCTTATGCCCAAGAGATGTTCCAAACAGTAAACCCAAAGGATGCGACACTTGTGAAAAGTGACTCATCAAAAGAGTTTTGTAATGTATGTGGAATGCACTTAACAAAATTTTATAAAACAAATCATGTGACTGAGTTTAAAAATGGACATAAAGAACAATACTGTTCAATACATTGTCAAGCAAAAGTTGATGAAGCTTTCAAAGAAAAAATTAAACATGTTCAGGTAGTTGATACTAATAGTTTAGAACTAATTGATGCCAAAAGTGCCTTTTATGTTGTAGGGAGTTCAAAAAAAGGAACTATGAGTATGGTTAGTAAATATGCATTTTTGAGTGAAAAGGAAGCTAAAGAGTTTCAAAAAGAGTTTGGAGGAGAGATTCATAACTACAATGAAGCATTAAAAATCGCAAAAGATGACTTTAAAAATGATGACAAAGCTATTAATCAAAAAAGAATAAAAGTAGCACAAAAAGGGAAAAAAATTTATGAATCTCTATGTAAAGAGGTAAGTAAAGAATTTAACTCTATTGGTGAAGCAAAACAGTATCTAATAGATAATAAAGTTTGTAAAAATTTAAAACCTCAAATGCAACAAGCGGTTGCTATTTATTTATATAATCCTTTACTAGCTGTTGATAAAAATAAAATCATTAATGTACCAGCAGATGCAAAATGTCCAGTATGTGGGATGTTTGTTGCAAAATATCCAAAGTGGGTTGCTAGTATTAATATAAAAGAAGCCCATACTCACTATTTTGATGGAGTTAAGGATATGATGAAGTTTTATTTTAATCCTTCAAAATTTGCACATAATCACTCTAAAGATGAGTTTAAAGATATAAAAGTTACTGATTACTATACACTAAATGCTATTAGTGCAAAAGAAGCATTTTATGTAATTGGCTCAAATATCTATGGACCTATGGGTGAAGAATTAATACCTTTTGTTTCAAAAGAGAAAGCTCAAAAGTTTTTAAATGATCATTTTGGTAAAAAAGTTTTAAAATTTGAAGAGATTAAAGAAAGTATGCTTTACTAA
- a CDS encoding GGDEF domain-containing protein, whose amino-acid sequence MKGTSILKEHFLLHIQKYDKTEHLIKEIFEYFKIMSSYTAKGYLNRMIEEDKRDIENFFNQNINDENIIPQDILSKKFIWLKKLIENIENKGTFNNTLNDELFYNWIESVEILSNEKKEFFEELKRRISINIQNLFYFLENDEYTEILPLYTSLLNIYKIILMMKDTLTVEYANNIIKKMKLDSLTQLYRKDLFEEILNKELKSQRSNDDYNYLSIVFIDIDDFKLINDKYGHYTGDKVIEKFGEIVKKNIRSSDIGFRIGGDEFAILLKNANADIAKKVALKISHDLRSYKFIFNDNISFFTSLSIGIYDIDKKIMNLLIQ is encoded by the coding sequence ATGAAGGGAACATCAATTTTAAAAGAGCACTTTCTTCTTCATATTCAAAAATATGATAAAACAGAACATTTAATAAAAGAGATATTTGAATATTTTAAAATTATGTCTTCTTATACAGCAAAAGGCTATTTAAATAGAATGATTGAAGAGGATAAAAGAGATATTGAAAACTTCTTTAATCAAAATATTAACGATGAAAATATTATTCCTCAGGATATTTTATCAAAAAAATTTATATGGCTAAAAAAACTAATTGAAAATATTGAAAATAAAGGTACTTTTAATAACACTTTAAATGATGAGCTATTTTATAATTGGATAGAATCAGTTGAGATTTTGTCAAATGAAAAAAAAGAGTTCTTTGAAGAGTTAAAAAGAAGAATATCAATCAATATTCAAAATCTATTTTATTTCTTAGAAAATGATGAATATACAGAAATTCTACCACTATATACTTCTCTTTTAAATATTTATAAAATAATTTTAATGATGAAAGATACTCTAACAGTAGAGTATGCAAATAATATTATAAAAAAGATGAAATTAGATTCTTTAACTCAACTATATAGAAAAGATTTATTTGAAGAGATATTAAACAAAGAGTTAAAATCACAAAGAAGTAATGATGATTATAATTACTTAAGTATTGTATTTATTGATATTGATGACTTTAAATTAATAAATGATAAGTATGGTCACTACACAGGGGATAAAGTTATAGAAAAATTTGGTGAAATAGTGAAAAAAAATATTAGGTCATCAGATATAGGTTTTAGAATAGGTGGAGATGAATTTGCGATTTTGTTAAAAAATGCAAATGCAGATATTGCAAAAAAAGTAGCTTTGAAAATTAGTCATGATTTAAGATCATACAAATTTATATTTAATGATAATATTTCATTTTTTACAAGTTTAAGCATTGGAATTTATGATATTGATAAAAAAATAATGAATCTATTGATTCAATAA
- a CDS encoding class II SORL domain-containing protein yields the protein MPKINKYVDIDTVEREAKKDLIDRHSPFIHCAETAKAGEPFEVTVKMGNEYTHPDDFDHYIESVSLFNGETLLAKATYVPGTLGNVKAHNTTTFTIIPTSKKLNLVAHGYCTKHGIWESTPVTVSVAE from the coding sequence ATGCCAAAAATTAATAAATACGTTGATATTGATACTGTTGAGAGAGAAGCTAAAAAAGACTTAATTGATAGACACTCACCATTCATTCACTGTGCTGAAACTGCAAAAGCAGGAGAGCCATTTGAAGTAACTGTTAAAATGGGTAACGAATATACACACCCAGATGATTTTGATCACTACATTGAGTCTGTTTCTTTATTTAATGGTGAAACATTATTAGCAAAAGCTACATATGTACCAGGAACTTTAGGAAATGTTAAAGCTCATAATACTACTACATTTACTATTATTCCAACTAGCAAAAAATTAAACTTAGTAGCTCACGGTTACTGTACTAAACACGGTATTTGGGAGTCAACTCCTGTAACTGTTTCTGTTGCTGAGTAG